A portion of the Faecalibacterium sp. I3-3-89 genome contains these proteins:
- a CDS encoding amino acid ABC transporter ATP-binding protein: MAMLEIRGVRKSFHTYAKPGVRPGIFGRAPKPVSSLDVLRGVDLTVEKGDVVAILGPSGSGKTTLLRCLNFLETADAGTLTFDGEAFDLAHADRASIARLRRKTAFVFQNYNLFRNKTALQNVTEGLIVARKMPKNEANAIGMKMLEKVGLADRADYYPRQLSGGQQQRVAIARALASDPEIIYFDEPTSALDPELTGEVLAVMRQLAQEGMTMLVVTHEMGFARNVSSRTVFMENGVVVEEAPSQEFFAHPKEARTREFLQKISHTEA; this comes from the coding sequence ATGGCAATGTTAGAGATCCGCGGCGTCCGCAAATCCTTCCATACATATGCAAAGCCCGGCGTCCGTCCCGGCATCTTTGGCCGTGCCCCGAAGCCGGTCAGCAGCCTTGACGTGCTGCGCGGCGTCGATCTGACGGTGGAAAAAGGCGACGTCGTCGCCATCCTCGGCCCCTCCGGCTCCGGCAAGACCACCCTGCTGCGCTGTCTCAACTTCCTCGAGACCGCCGACGCGGGCACCCTCACCTTCGACGGTGAGGCCTTCGACCTTGCCCACGCCGACCGGGCCTCCATCGCACGGCTGCGTCGGAAAACGGCCTTCGTTTTCCAGAACTATAACCTCTTCCGCAACAAGACGGCCCTCCAGAACGTCACCGAGGGCCTCATCGTTGCCCGGAAAATGCCCAAAAACGAGGCCAACGCCATCGGCATGAAGATGCTGGAAAAGGTCGGCCTCGCCGACCGGGCCGACTACTACCCCCGCCAGCTCTCGGGCGGTCAGCAGCAGCGTGTGGCCATCGCCCGTGCCCTCGCCTCCGACCCCGAGATCATCTATTTCGACGAGCCGACCAGCGCCCTCGACCCCGAGCTGACCGGCGAGGTGCTGGCTGTCATGCGGCAGCTGGCACAGGAGGGGATGACCATGCTGGTCGTCACCCATGAGATGGGCTTTGCCCGCAACGTCTCCTCCCGCACTGTCTTCATGGAGAACGGCGTCGTGGTGGAGGAAGCCCCCTCGCAGGAGTTCTTCGCCCACCCCAAAGAGGCCCGCACCCGCGAGTTCCTGCAAAAGATCTCGCATACCGAAGCCTGA
- a CDS encoding transporter substrate-binding domain-containing protein has product MKRRTFISLMSVMAAAGALSLAGCSSSKSASSAAANKLETIQSNGKLVVALEGAWQPWSFHDDSDTLVGYDVEVSRAIAEKLGVEPEYVESDWDSLFAGLDAGRYDLVCNGVEVTEERAKTYDFTTPYGYIHTALAVRKDNEDIKSFEDLAGKTTANSPASTYMELAESYGATVQGIDTLEETIQLLTAGRIDATLNADVSFYDYLNVHPDANFKLVAQTEEASHVAIPVLKSDDTSFLDALNSAIEALRADGTLKELSEKYFGEDISSEN; this is encoded by the coding sequence ATGAAACGCAGAACCTTTATCTCCCTGATGAGTGTCATGGCTGCCGCCGGGGCCCTCTCGCTGGCTGGCTGCTCTTCCAGCAAGTCCGCTTCCTCCGCCGCTGCCAACAAGCTGGAGACCATCCAGTCCAACGGCAAGCTGGTCGTCGCGCTGGAAGGCGCATGGCAGCCCTGGAGCTTCCACGATGACAGCGACACCCTCGTCGGCTACGACGTCGAGGTCTCCCGCGCCATCGCCGAAAAGCTGGGCGTCGAGCCGGAGTATGTCGAGAGCGACTGGGACAGCCTCTTCGCCGGTCTGGACGCCGGCCGCTATGACCTCGTCTGCAACGGCGTCGAGGTCACGGAGGAGCGCGCCAAGACCTACGACTTCACCACCCCCTACGGCTACATCCACACCGCTCTCGCCGTCCGCAAGGACAACGAGGACATCAAGAGCTTTGAGGACCTCGCAGGCAAGACCACGGCTAATAGCCCTGCCTCCACCTATATGGAGCTGGCCGAGAGCTACGGCGCTACCGTGCAGGGCATCGACACGCTGGAGGAGACCATCCAGCTGCTGACTGCCGGCCGCATCGACGCCACCCTGAACGCCGACGTCTCCTTCTACGACTACCTGAATGTCCATCCGGACGCCAACTTCAAGCTGGTGGCCCAGACTGAAGAGGCCTCCCATGTCGCCATCCCCGTGCTCAAGAGTGACGACACCTCCTTCCTCGACGCCCTCAACAGCGCCATCGAAGCACTGCGTGCCGACGGCACCCTCAAGGAGCTGAGCGAAAAGTACTTCGGCGAGGACATCTCTTCCGAGAACTGA